Proteins from a single region of Elusimicrobiota bacterium:
- a CDS encoding glycosyltransferase family 39 protein yields MPLKLLLALALTTPFWDLGHPLWEVDDARYAEVPREMVARGSWLTPTLNDCDYVEKPPLIYWLPAASYRLFGVSEAAARLPNALLALLGLLGIWWLGAWLFTPATGMWAAVVLATTSEYFMLGRLLTPDMTVSVFLLWAAGLALRCLHRPEDARWASPLAWLAMALAFLSKGLIALLFPGLWTAALLVLFPELRRGLKGLLLSWGPAVFLVIVGGWFAAMELRHPGFFHFFVIEQHFQRFLTPRYARPGPWYYFIGVDAAGTLPWTPLLLAASLLPLLRWRSQTPERRQLALWVALVFAFFSVSKSKLPTYILPLFAFQALLGAERIARGEPDFGTRWYRRPALALSALILAAACAAPFLAPRFLKTPLPPIVVPLAAAAAALLAIGLGASALTRRGGEGESPRPLGALLTPVLACAAFALMLAGARPLAPQLSARDLAAELSMRLRPGDRLFVYDKYLHGLPFYLGRRVDVVVNWLGELHYAKRDPRFADRFGDDNTIRAVKKGERVFVVLPKKTLQAFRALRPPNDPPTFTTVGDYLIAEL; encoded by the coding sequence GTGCCCTTGAAGCTCCTGCTCGCCCTCGCGCTCACGACCCCGTTCTGGGACCTCGGCCATCCGCTCTGGGAGGTCGACGACGCGCGCTACGCCGAGGTGCCGCGCGAGATGGTCGCGCGCGGCTCCTGGCTGACCCCCACGCTCAACGACTGCGACTACGTCGAGAAGCCGCCGCTCATCTACTGGCTCCCCGCCGCCTCCTACCGCCTCTTCGGCGTGAGCGAGGCCGCCGCGCGCCTGCCCAACGCCCTGCTCGCGCTGCTCGGCCTGCTCGGGATCTGGTGGCTGGGCGCCTGGCTCTTCACCCCGGCGACGGGGATGTGGGCGGCCGTGGTCCTGGCCACCACCTCGGAGTACTTCATGCTCGGCCGGCTCCTCACCCCCGACATGACGGTGAGCGTCTTCCTGCTCTGGGCCGCGGGACTCGCCCTGCGCTGCCTGCATCGGCCCGAGGACGCGCGCTGGGCCTCTCCGCTCGCGTGGCTGGCCATGGCCCTCGCCTTCCTCTCGAAAGGCCTCATCGCCCTGCTCTTCCCGGGCCTCTGGACGGCCGCCCTGCTCGTCCTCTTCCCGGAGCTCCGCCGCGGGCTCAAGGGACTCCTGCTGAGCTGGGGCCCCGCGGTCTTCCTCGTCATCGTCGGCGGCTGGTTCGCCGCGATGGAGCTCCGCCACCCGGGCTTCTTCCACTTCTTCGTCATCGAGCAGCACTTCCAGCGCTTCCTCACCCCGCGCTACGCCCGCCCCGGACCCTGGTACTACTTCATCGGAGTGGACGCCGCCGGCACGCTTCCCTGGACGCCGCTGCTGCTCGCCGCCTCGCTCCTGCCCCTGCTGCGCTGGCGCTCCCAGACGCCCGAGCGGCGACAGCTCGCGCTCTGGGTCGCGCTCGTCTTCGCCTTCTTCAGCGTCTCGAAGTCCAAGCTCCCGACCTACATCCTCCCGCTCTTCGCCTTCCAGGCCCTGCTCGGCGCCGAGCGCATCGCTCGCGGCGAGCCGGACTTCGGCACGCGTTGGTACCGGCGCCCCGCGCTGGCCCTGTCGGCCCTCATCCTCGCGGCGGCGTGCGCCGCGCCCTTCCTCGCGCCGAGGTTCCTCAAGACGCCTCTCCCGCCCATCGTCGTCCCGCTCGCCGCCGCAGCGGCAGCCCTTCTGGCTATCGGCCTGGGGGCCTCCGCCCTGACGAGGCGGGGGGGAGAAGGGGAGAGCCCGCGGCCGCTCGGGGCGCTGCTGACGCCCGTCCTCGCCTGCGCGGCCTTCGCGCTCATGCTCGCCGGGGCGCGGCCGCTGGCTCCGCAGCTCAGCGCGCGCGACCTCGCCGCCGAGCTCTCCATGCGCCTTCGGCCCGGCGACCGGCTCTTCGTCTACGACAAGTACCTGCACGGCCTGCCCTTCTACCTGGGCCGGCGCGTGGACGTCGTCGTGAACTGGCTCGGCGAGCTCCACTACGCCAAGCGCGACCCCCGCTTCGCCGACCGCTTCGGCGACGACAACACGATCCGCGCCGTGAAGAAAGGAGAGCGCGTCTTCGTCGTCCTCCCCAAGAAGACCCTGCAGGCCTTCCGCGCCCTGCGTCCCCCGAACGATCCCCCGACCTTCACCACCGTCGGCGATTACCTGATCGCGGAACTATAG
- a CDS encoding type 1 glutamine amidotransferase domain-containing protein yields MLLEEQYQELEVWVPYLRLKEEGHESLLVGRERGAVYRGKFGYPAQAEVSYAKLESSEVDAVVVPGGFAPDFMRRYPEPARLVKAVFDAGRPVAAICHGAWLLCSAGILKGRTATCFFAIADDVRNAGARWVDREVVVDGNLITSRKPEDLPAFCRELIKSLR; encoded by the coding sequence GTGCTCCTCGAGGAGCAGTACCAGGAGCTCGAGGTCTGGGTCCCGTATCTCCGGCTGAAGGAAGAAGGCCACGAGTCCCTGCTCGTCGGCCGTGAGAGGGGGGCCGTCTACCGGGGGAAGTTCGGCTACCCCGCCCAGGCGGAGGTCTCCTACGCGAAGCTCGAGTCCTCCGAGGTCGACGCCGTCGTCGTCCCCGGCGGCTTCGCCCCCGACTTCATGCGCCGCTACCCCGAGCCCGCCCGCCTCGTGAAGGCGGTCTTCGACGCGGGCCGGCCCGTGGCCGCCATCTGCCACGGGGCCTGGCTGCTCTGCTCGGCGGGGATCCTCAAGGGCCGCACGGCGACCTGCTTCTTCGCCATCGCCGACGACGTGCGCAACGCCGGCGCCCGCTGGGTCGACCGCGAAGTCGTCGTGGACGGGAACCTCATCACCTCGCGCAAGCCCGAAGACCTCCCGGCGTTCTGCCGGGAGCTCATCAAAAGCCTGAGATAA
- a CDS encoding nitrilase-related carbon-nitrogen hydrolase has translation MKLALCQFDMAWEDREANKKKIVRMLDEGLRGKKADWLVFPEMTLSGFTMDLAKSTVDASDLEFFSSLAKEHGLWLSCGVVQDGRNNLLTFDRSGRQVSSYSKIHLYSFGKEDKHYRAGERPERFQLEGFSVAPAVCFDLRFPHLFWDAAAKTDVYVVIASWPAKRAEHWMTLLRARAIENQAYVVGVNRTGADPTPLEYSGNSMAFDPLGRVVLDCGSREGVQVAEVDVDRAQIEKTRTRFPFLNDRR, from the coding sequence ATGAAACTTGCCCTTTGTCAGTTCGACATGGCCTGGGAGGACCGCGAGGCCAACAAGAAGAAGATCGTCCGCATGCTCGACGAGGGCTTGCGCGGGAAGAAGGCGGACTGGCTCGTCTTCCCCGAGATGACCTTGAGCGGCTTCACGATGGACCTCGCGAAGAGCACCGTGGACGCCTCGGACCTCGAGTTCTTCTCGTCGCTCGCGAAGGAGCACGGCCTCTGGCTCTCCTGCGGCGTCGTCCAGGACGGGCGCAACAACCTCCTCACCTTCGACCGGAGCGGCCGCCAGGTCTCCTCCTACTCCAAGATCCATCTCTACTCCTTCGGCAAGGAGGACAAGCATTACCGCGCCGGCGAGCGCCCCGAGCGCTTCCAGCTCGAGGGCTTCTCGGTCGCGCCCGCGGTCTGCTTCGACCTGCGCTTCCCTCACCTCTTCTGGGACGCCGCCGCGAAGACCGACGTCTACGTCGTCATCGCGAGCTGGCCGGCCAAGCGCGCCGAGCATTGGATGACGCTCCTGCGCGCGCGGGCCATCGAGAACCAGGCCTATGTCGTGGGCGTCAACCGCACCGGGGCCGACCCGACGCCGCTCGAGTACAGCGGCAATTCCATGGCCTTCGACCCGCTCGGCCGCGTCGTGCTCGACTGCGGCTCACGCGAGGGCGTGCAGGTCGCCGAGGTCGACGTGGACCGTGCTCAGATCGAGAAGACCCGGACCCGCTTCCCCTTCCTCAACGATCGCCGCTAG
- a CDS encoding PorV/PorQ family protein, which translates to MPTIPTRARRRTAGLRAPALALALALCPPASASDFTSSAVGTAGSEFLNLDVGPRGIGMGGAYSAVTDDAFSMYWNPAGLARIPRASGAAMHNEYLAGIRLQYLAYAQRLNETSVLGGAVRYMDAGDIDNTDMSGNRVGSFRPRNYVYEAGWAQSISDLADAERDIDLGVTGRYFHSDLIAHASGFGGDIGVQAHFPENRMPLHFSFVAQNLGRGQKFDQIRDSMPFRGRLGAAIVPTPYSILSMEAVFPVSNQPYGAAGLELTLDAPNSVKGFLRAGYNSLNQFSGLEGFKGASFGIGVKLLNATIDYAFVPFGILGEAHRFSVTWNLPAKHSRRFRER; encoded by the coding sequence ATGCCGACGATCCCGACGCGAGCGCGGCGGCGGACGGCGGGGCTCCGTGCCCCGGCGCTCGCGCTCGCCCTCGCGCTCTGCCCGCCGGCCTCGGCGAGCGACTTCACCTCGAGCGCGGTCGGCACCGCCGGTTCGGAGTTCCTCAACCTCGACGTCGGCCCCCGCGGCATCGGCATGGGCGGCGCCTACTCGGCGGTCACCGACGACGCCTTCTCGATGTACTGGAATCCCGCCGGCCTCGCGCGCATCCCGCGCGCATCCGGCGCCGCGATGCACAACGAATACCTGGCCGGCATCCGCCTCCAGTATCTCGCCTACGCCCAGCGGCTCAACGAGACCTCCGTCCTCGGCGGCGCCGTGCGCTACATGGACGCGGGCGACATCGACAACACCGACATGAGCGGCAACCGGGTCGGCAGCTTCCGCCCGCGCAACTACGTCTACGAGGCCGGGTGGGCGCAGTCGATCAGCGACCTCGCCGACGCGGAGCGCGACATCGACCTGGGCGTCACCGGCCGCTACTTCCACTCCGACCTCATCGCCCACGCGAGCGGCTTCGGAGGCGACATCGGCGTGCAGGCGCACTTCCCGGAGAACCGGATGCCTCTCCATTTCAGCTTCGTCGCGCAGAACCTCGGACGCGGGCAGAAGTTCGACCAGATCCGGGACAGCATGCCCTTCCGCGGCCGCCTCGGCGCCGCCATCGTGCCGACGCCCTACTCGATCCTCTCCATGGAGGCGGTCTTCCCGGTCTCCAACCAGCCCTACGGCGCCGCCGGCCTCGAACTCACGCTCGACGCCCCCAACAGCGTCAAAGGCTTCCTGCGCGCGGGCTACAACTCCCTCAACCAGTTCAGCGGCCTCGAAGGCTTCAAGGGCGCGAGCTTCGGCATCGGCGTCAAGCTCCTCAACGCCACCATCGACTACGCCTTCGTCCCCTTCGGCATCCTCGGAGAGGCCCACCGCTTCTCCGTCACCTGGAACCTGCCGGCCAAGCACTCCCGCCGGTTCCGCGAGCGATGA
- a CDS encoding TraR/DksA C4-type zinc finger protein, with amino-acid sequence MKKKAQKKAKASPKSAKATARKSPKAASGPVFSRSELVTIQKTLSVKREEISNMMRKNQDMEPITSEVGDEADQAGLSLEKEMIFELSDNERMALDQIEGALRKIEKGTYGLCESCQKPIMKQRLHAMPFARYCIGCQSSSERAAYA; translated from the coding sequence ATGAAAAAGAAGGCACAGAAGAAGGCGAAGGCTTCCCCCAAGTCCGCGAAAGCGACCGCGAGGAAGAGCCCAAAAGCCGCGAGCGGCCCGGTCTTCTCCCGTTCCGAGCTCGTCACCATCCAGAAGACCCTGTCGGTCAAGCGCGAAGAGATCTCCAACATGATGCGCAAGAACCAGGACATGGAGCCCATCACCTCGGAAGTGGGCGACGAGGCCGACCAGGCCGGGCTCTCGCTCGAGAAGGAGATGATCTTCGAGCTCTCCGACAACGAGCGCATGGCCCTCGACCAGATCGAAGGCGCGCTGCGCAAGATCGAGAAGGGCACCTACGGACTCTGCGAATCCTGCCAGAAGCCCATCATGAAGCAGCGCCTGCACGCGATGCCGTTCGCCCGCTACTGCATCGGCTGCCAGAGCTCCTCGGAGCGGGCCGCCTACGCCTAG
- a CDS encoding transglycosylase SLT domain-containing protein: MRATPLAAAALLLSVGLSVRAEGVRVLVRVPTEETPEVQAKIAQSGAVAVELLRPPVRSELYRKMEEPAQVQRFTAAGWLEGMSPEKKLEGIRRLEAIWGKDAVQVVDESDVQVPTPAIRQEAVDFLKTHGLAQGAKGIDKALTGFIQKDGFVSFDQGTLRSGAGSVVASNDSAAPNSFAALSAAPAAGGGLHIDAVPSPGADAAPKGPYEDFLQAEAKAAGVEPAVLRALVSAKGGFSSSPSRVSHGSYGLLLITPLAAKSVGLAGQDLRDPEINLRAGALLLKNLLDRYNGDVHRALAAYQLGTGAVTRSGGLPNDRALKAFLADYERAYRQGPEKPKVAPVVPPKVPAVRQVVETAKDLKYSVPAAGKDPVARYRKMIEVVARRRGLDPDLIEAMMRAENPWGDPMRVSGAGAVGLMQLMPDTARGLKVDPRNPEQSVDGAARHLKWLLEYFDGDKVLAVAAYNAGHVPVQKLGRIPRNGETPEYVRKVSEYKEQISGEGLSYATYMPPPRTAKAHRNRSRNRR; the protein is encoded by the coding sequence ATGCGCGCAACCCCCCTCGCCGCCGCCGCCCTCCTTCTCTCCGTCGGGCTCTCCGTCCGCGCGGAGGGCGTGCGCGTGCTCGTGCGCGTCCCGACCGAGGAAACCCCCGAGGTTCAGGCCAAGATCGCGCAGAGCGGCGCCGTCGCGGTCGAACTCCTTCGCCCTCCCGTCCGATCCGAGCTCTACCGGAAGATGGAGGAGCCTGCGCAGGTGCAGCGCTTCACCGCGGCCGGCTGGCTCGAGGGGATGAGTCCGGAGAAGAAGCTCGAGGGCATCCGCCGCCTCGAGGCGATCTGGGGGAAGGACGCCGTGCAGGTCGTCGACGAGAGCGACGTCCAGGTCCCGACCCCCGCCATCCGTCAGGAAGCCGTCGACTTCCTCAAGACGCACGGCCTCGCGCAGGGGGCGAAGGGCATCGACAAGGCTTTGACGGGCTTCATCCAGAAGGACGGCTTCGTCTCCTTCGACCAGGGGACCCTGCGCTCGGGCGCCGGCTCCGTCGTCGCCTCGAACGACTCCGCCGCGCCGAACTCGTTCGCGGCTCTGTCGGCCGCTCCGGCCGCCGGCGGCGGCCTGCACATCGACGCGGTGCCCTCGCCGGGCGCCGACGCCGCTCCGAAGGGCCCTTATGAGGACTTCCTCCAGGCCGAGGCGAAGGCCGCGGGCGTCGAGCCGGCCGTGCTGCGCGCGCTGGTCTCGGCGAAAGGCGGCTTCTCGTCCTCTCCCTCTCGCGTGAGCCACGGCTCCTACGGCCTCCTCCTCATAACCCCCCTCGCCGCGAAGTCGGTGGGCCTCGCCGGGCAGGACCTGCGCGACCCCGAGATCAACCTCCGCGCGGGCGCGCTCCTGCTCAAGAACCTCCTCGACCGCTATAACGGGGACGTGCACCGCGCCTTGGCCGCCTATCAGCTCGGCACGGGCGCCGTCACGCGCAGCGGCGGCCTGCCCAACGACCGCGCCCTGAAGGCCTTCCTGGCCGACTATGAGCGCGCCTACCGGCAGGGGCCCGAGAAGCCGAAGGTGGCTCCCGTCGTCCCTCCGAAGGTTCCCGCCGTCCGTCAGGTCGTCGAGACGGCGAAGGACCTGAAGTACTCCGTCCCCGCCGCCGGGAAGGACCCGGTCGCGCGCTACCGCAAGATGATCGAGGTCGTCGCGCGCAGGAGAGGCCTCGACCCGGACCTCATCGAGGCGATGATGCGCGCCGAGAACCCGTGGGGCGACCCGATGCGCGTCTCCGGGGCCGGAGCCGTCGGCCTCATGCAGCTCATGCCCGACACGGCCAGAGGCCTGAAGGTGGATCCTCGCAACCCCGAGCAGAGCGTCGACGGCGCCGCCCGGCACCTGAAGTGGCTGCTCGAGTATTTCGACGGAGACAAGGTGCTCGCCGTCGCCGCCTACAACGCCGGGCACGTGCCCGTGCAGAAGCTCGGCCGCATCCCCCGCAACGGCGAGACGCCCGAATACGTCCGGAAGGTCAGCGAGTACAAGGAGCAGATCTCCGGAGAAGGGCTCAGCTACGCGACGTACATGCCTCCTCCCCGGACCGCGAAGGCGCACCGGAACAGAAGCCGGAACAGAAGGTAG